One stretch of Rhodoflexus caldus DNA includes these proteins:
- a CDS encoding glycosyltransferase family 2 protein — protein sequence MNTNKLDISVVIPAYNEDESLPELCAWIDRVMQANHFAYEVIIVDDGSTDRTWEVIKHIGEQNSHVRGISFRRNYGKSAALHVGFRAAQGNVVITMDADMQDSPDEIPELYDMIVKDKFDMVSGWKKKRYDPLSKTIPTKLFNAATRQVSGIYLHDFNCGLKAYRQAVVKNIEVYGEMHRYIPLLAKWAGFKKIGEKIVEHRPRKYGVTKFGLERFIYGFLDLMSIVFVGKFRKRPMHFFGTIGLLVFLLGGGIAFFLTVEKFIKSQPGMPPPRDVVDQPLFFLALTAAIIGTQLFLAGFLAEMISLASPNRNDYVIAERSNFDSAGSHAQY from the coding sequence ATGAACACAAATAAACTTGATATTTCCGTCGTCATTCCTGCCTACAACGAAGACGAATCCCTGCCGGAATTATGTGCGTGGATTGACAGAGTCATGCAGGCAAATCACTTTGCTTATGAAGTGATTATTGTAGACGATGGCAGCACAGACCGTACATGGGAGGTCATTAAGCACATAGGAGAACAGAACTCCCATGTGAGGGGAATTTCCTTCCGGCGCAACTATGGCAAATCTGCTGCGCTGCATGTGGGTTTCAGAGCAGCCCAAGGCAATGTAGTTATCACCATGGATGCTGATATGCAGGACAGCCCCGATGAAATTCCCGAGCTTTACGATATGATTGTCAAAGATAAATTTGACATGGTATCAGGCTGGAAAAAGAAACGATACGACCCGCTTAGCAAAACCATTCCCACCAAACTTTTCAACGCAGCCACACGGCAGGTATCAGGTATTTATTTGCATGATTTTAACTGCGGGCTCAAAGCCTATCGGCAGGCAGTTGTAAAAAATATTGAAGTGTATGGCGAAATGCATCGCTACATACCATTGCTTGCCAAGTGGGCCGGGTTTAAAAAAATAGGAGAGAAGATAGTAGAACATCGCCCCCGAAAATACGGTGTAACCAAGTTTGGTCTGGAACGGTTTATTTACGGCTTTTTGGATTTAATGTCCATTGTCTTTGTGGGTAAATTCCGTAAACGACCGATGCACTTTTTTGGTACTATCGGGCTGCTGGTGTTTTTATTGGGCGGTGGTATTGCATTTTTCCTGACAGTTGAAAAGTTTATCAAGTCGCAGCCGGGTATGCCTCCGCCGCGCGATGTGGTAGACCAACCCTTATTTTTTCTGGCACTGACTGCCGCCATCATCGGTACTCAACTGTTTCTGGCCGGTTTTTTGGCAGAAATGATATCGCTTGCCTCACCCAACAGAAACGATTATGTAATTGCGGAACGCTCCAATTTTGATTCAGCCGGTAGTCATGCTCAGTATTGA
- a CDS encoding M48 family metallopeptidase produces MRLLTNTIVFIFLLMAACQTVPVTGRRQLSLIPQSELLAMSATQYSQFLQQNRLSTNAQATATVKRVGQRIKESVEKYMAEMNMSDRLNGFNWEFNLVESEQVNAWCMPGGKVVIYTGILPVCKDEDGLAVVMGHEIAHAIAGHGDERMSQSVLAMVGQVGLAVALSNKPRETQAAWMAAYGIGTQVGILLPFSRKQESEADEIGLMFSAYAGYDPREAPKFWERMAATNRNAPPEFLSTHPSSQTRINHLNSLIPKAMEFYNKSPYKGNAR; encoded by the coding sequence ATGAGACTCCTAACAAACACTATTGTATTCATATTTCTTTTGATGGCGGCCTGCCAAACCGTGCCTGTTACAGGTAGAAGGCAACTCAGCCTGATTCCACAGAGTGAACTGCTCGCCATGAGTGCCACCCAATACAGCCAGTTTCTGCAACAAAACCGCCTCTCTACCAATGCACAGGCTACTGCAACCGTTAAACGAGTAGGGCAGCGCATCAAGGAGTCCGTAGAAAAGTACATGGCAGAAATGAACATGTCCGACCGTCTGAACGGTTTCAATTGGGAATTTAATCTGGTTGAGAGCGAGCAGGTTAATGCGTGGTGTATGCCCGGCGGAAAGGTGGTTATCTATACAGGTATATTGCCTGTATGTAAAGATGAAGACGGGCTTGCCGTAGTAATGGGACATGAAATTGCACATGCAATTGCCGGACACGGCGATGAACGGATGAGCCAAAGTGTTTTAGCGATGGTTGGTCAGGTTGGTTTAGCCGTGGCACTCAGTAATAAACCGCGTGAAACCCAAGCAGCATGGATGGCAGCTTACGGCATTGGTACTCAGGTGGGTATCTTGCTACCATTTAGCCGCAAGCAAGAGTCGGAAGCTGATGAAATCGGGTTGATGTTTTCTGCTTATGCAGGCTATGACCCGCGGGAAGCACCTAAATTTTGGGAGCGCATGGCAGCAACCAACCGCAATGCGCCCCCTGAATTTTTATCTACGCACCCATCCAGCCAGACACGTATCAACCACTTAAACTCCTTGATTCCCAAAGCGATGGAGTTCTACAACAAATCGCCTTACAAGGGCAATGCACGTTAA
- a CDS encoding ABC transporter ATP-binding protein, giving the protein MLSIDKVCITYPNASQPALREVSLEVSRGELVAIIGESGCGKTTLLRLIAGLEKPQKGSISIGGRVVASPTEWLKPEKRKIGMVFQDYALFPHLNVADNVCFGLSEDKSLQKKRMGEVLELVGLTGYEKRYPHQLSGGQQQRVAIARALAPRPELLLLDEPFSNLDELLKDQVRDELFDLLNNLDITTLFVTHDTRDTLATADRIAVLKEGMLQQYGKPQSLYYEPVNEYVAIFLGKANLIPVHDGTVLQSPLGNFIKPPHVNFPVANICIRPESIHLAPASPSQGEGVVKKIRFFGSYCEYTIAGEGWQLIAKTQFIPDIQVDNRVYVTITQYACLP; this is encoded by the coding sequence ATGCTCAGTATTGATAAGGTGTGTATTACGTACCCGAATGCTTCGCAGCCGGCTCTTCGCGAGGTGAGTTTGGAGGTCAGTAGAGGCGAATTAGTAGCCATTATTGGCGAAAGCGGTTGCGGTAAAACAACTTTGCTCAGATTAATAGCGGGCTTGGAGAAACCGCAAAAAGGCAGCATCAGCATAGGGGGGAGGGTAGTGGCTTCTCCCACCGAGTGGCTCAAACCCGAAAAGCGAAAAATCGGCATGGTTTTTCAAGATTATGCGCTTTTCCCACACCTGAATGTTGCAGATAATGTGTGTTTTGGACTTTCAGAGGACAAGTCGCTGCAAAAAAAGCGCATGGGAGAGGTGTTGGAATTAGTTGGCCTGACCGGATACGAAAAGCGATACCCGCATCAATTGTCGGGCGGGCAACAGCAAAGAGTAGCCATTGCTCGTGCACTTGCCCCTCGTCCCGAATTGCTTTTGTTGGATGAGCCTTTCAGCAATCTGGATGAACTGTTGAAAGACCAAGTGCGCGATGAACTGTTTGACTTGCTCAACAATCTGGATATTACAACGCTGTTTGTTACACACGACACGCGCGATACGCTGGCAACTGCTGACCGCATTGCCGTCCTCAAAGAAGGGATGCTTCAGCAATACGGCAAACCGCAAAGTTTATACTACGAACCTGTAAATGAGTACGTTGCCATATTTCTGGGAAAAGCCAACCTCATACCGGTACACGATGGAACAGTTTTGCAATCTCCCTTAGGCAACTTTATCAAACCGCCTCATGTAAACTTTCCTGTTGCCAATATATGTATCAGGCCTGAGAGTATCCACCTCGCGCCGGCATCTCCGTCGCAGGGTGAGGGAGTAGTAAAAAAAATCCGCTTCTTTGGCAGTTATTGCGAATATACCATTGCAGGAGAGGGCTGGCAACTAATTGCCAAAACCCAATTTATCCCTGATATTCAAGTAGATAACCGTGTGTATGTAACTATTACCCAATATGCTTGCCTGCCCTGA
- a CDS encoding PfkB family carbohydrate kinase produces the protein MSLLAVGTVAFDALETPFGKADKVVGGSASYITLSASYFAPKVNLVAVVGYDFDPADIANFQKHGINTEGLQVKQDKKSFFWAGRYHNDMNTRDTLVTELNVLEDFDPIIPESYQDCEVLMLGNLTPSIQTTVINRLKNRPKLIVMDTMNLWMNIAMDELRHTLTLVDVLSINDEEARQLTGEYSLRVAARRIHEMGPKYVIIKKGEHGALLFGENKMFYAPALPLEEVFDPTGAGDTFAGGFVGYLAKIKDYSFESMKRGIIYGSAMASFCVEKFGPERIIGLSYNEIEERAAQFHELVRIV, from the coding sequence ATGAGTTTACTTGCTGTAGGCACTGTTGCATTTGATGCCTTAGAAACACCCTTTGGAAAAGCCGATAAAGTCGTTGGCGGTTCTGCCAGCTATATCACGCTGTCAGCCTCATATTTTGCTCCCAAAGTAAATTTAGTGGCAGTCGTAGGCTACGATTTTGACCCTGCGGATATTGCCAATTTTCAAAAGCACGGTATTAATACAGAGGGACTGCAAGTAAAACAAGATAAAAAATCATTTTTTTGGGCAGGCCGCTACCACAACGATATGAATACCCGCGATACGTTGGTAACGGAGCTGAACGTGCTGGAAGATTTTGACCCGATTATTCCCGAAAGTTATCAGGATTGCGAAGTGCTCATGTTGGGCAACCTTACACCATCTATTCAGACAACGGTTATCAATCGTCTGAAAAACAGACCTAAACTGATTGTAATGGATACGATGAACCTCTGGATGAATATTGCCATGGATGAGTTGCGTCATACCCTGACTTTGGTTGATGTGTTGTCTATCAACGATGAGGAAGCGCGCCAACTGACAGGGGAATATTCACTGCGGGTTGCTGCACGTCGCATCCATGAAATGGGGCCTAAGTACGTGATTATCAAGAAAGGAGAGCATGGTGCGTTGCTTTTTGGCGAGAATAAAATGTTTTATGCGCCGGCTTTGCCGTTAGAAGAAGTGTTTGACCCTACCGGCGCAGGGGATACCTTCGCAGGAGGCTTTGTCGGCTACCTTGCCAAAATCAAAGACTACTCGTTTGAGAGCATGAAGCGCGGTATTATTTACGGTTCAGCAATGGCTTCTTTCTGCGTAGAAAAATTCGGCCCCGAGCGCATCATCGGCTTGTCTTACAACGAAATAGAAGAGCGGGCGGCACAATTTCATGAATTGGTGAGAATTGTTTAG
- a CDS encoding OmpA family protein codes for MKFTAIFGVMLFCTALTTQAQIRQLKIANSGKPLAASELAVSPDGKYLIFKRIDRQWEAQPVLFRTELLSDSTCSEPELMPVFSQKDKKGKYLFRAGTPFITYDGKQIYYEYDPKSDEAPSRDKGIWVYDIANNKHTEVIKNDLAASPSVSPDGKTLYFENNGKIFIAKKDAKGAWGKPSPLPSPINPENPDEMNVFPKILDDGKTLLFSSNRSGSVGGWDLYAATLQPNGKWTFPVSLDSLNSTADESWSSISKNKILYFVRWRRLGDGKLNQSEVFTTQLPVKMDFSGLSIYDGKIYDNITGEPFQLGELTFASGSTELNPAAKKGLEKLARLLISKPKLMLEIGAHTDDQGNDDMNLQLSQQRAESVVAYLLDIGVPSKQLKPKGYGESSPKVPNTNEANRKKNRRVEFQLITNE; via the coding sequence ATGAAATTTACTGCAATATTTGGCGTGATGCTGTTTTGTACTGCGTTAACAACTCAGGCACAAATTCGTCAACTGAAAATAGCCAATTCGGGAAAACCTTTGGCTGCATCTGAGTTGGCTGTGAGTCCTGATGGTAAATATTTGATTTTCAAGCGAATAGACCGTCAATGGGAAGCACAACCCGTATTATTTCGCACCGAATTGTTATCGGACTCTACTTGCAGCGAACCTGAGTTGATGCCTGTCTTCTCGCAGAAAGATAAAAAAGGCAAATATCTTTTTCGTGCCGGTACGCCGTTCATTACCTATGACGGCAAGCAAATTTACTACGAATATGACCCGAAAAGTGATGAAGCGCCAAGCCGCGACAAAGGTATCTGGGTATATGACATAGCGAATAATAAGCACACGGAGGTGATTAAAAACGATTTGGCGGCCTCCCCCTCCGTTAGTCCTGACGGCAAAACATTGTATTTTGAAAATAACGGTAAAATTTTTATCGCAAAAAAAGATGCAAAAGGTGCATGGGGGAAACCTTCGCCGCTGCCCTCCCCCATTAATCCTGAAAATCCTGATGAAATGAATGTTTTTCCAAAAATTCTTGACGATGGAAAAACGCTGCTTTTTTCAAGCAATCGCTCGGGGAGTGTTGGCGGCTGGGATTTGTATGCCGCTACCTTGCAACCCAACGGCAAGTGGACATTTCCTGTCAGTTTAGATTCGCTGAATTCTACCGCGGATGAGAGTTGGAGTAGTATTTCTAAAAATAAGATACTCTACTTTGTTCGTTGGCGAAGGCTTGGCGACGGGAAACTGAATCAGAGCGAAGTTTTCACTACGCAACTGCCCGTAAAAATGGATTTCAGCGGATTGAGTATTTATGATGGCAAAATTTACGACAATATTACCGGAGAACCTTTCCAATTAGGCGAACTTACGTTTGCCAGTGGCTCCACAGAGCTTAACCCCGCTGCAAAAAAGGGTTTAGAAAAATTAGCCCGCTTACTCATATCCAAACCTAAGCTGATGCTTGAAATTGGTGCACATACAGATGACCAAGGGAATGATGACATGAATCTGCAACTCTCCCAACAAAGAGCTGAAAGCGTAGTGGCTTACTTGTTAGATATAGGAGTCCCTTCTAAGCAACTGAAACCCAAGGGATACGGCGAATCTTCTCCCAAAGTACCCAATACCAATGAGGCCAATCGGAAGAAAAATCGCCGTGTAGAATTTCAATTGATTACCAATGAATAG
- a CDS encoding tetratricopeptide repeat-containing sensor histidine kinase — protein MTCKKTAYFFLLIAMVVLVRHRVYGGETDSLQTALQSATSDSVKGLIYLQLAKRASLAEPVKGFEYLNKGLDLGASVGRIVRAELQMELGNYQRLTGDYSNAIKNILAALAIFEDRKHTYANNAEKINVRRKTANCYNNLAIAYFISGKSDEAEQMLKKALALYEQLNDDSNVSTVLNNIGELYQKRGNPKTAEEYYKKAYNIALSQNDLHLQSVLMNNFGDTNYNLGKYSRAIYFQGRALRMANDLKDVEGISYSYLALAKAYHKLFNYDSALYCGQRGLTLAKENKINYLIKDGLFILKDIHFSEGDFEKAMRYADSVIFLMDTIYTQDKNKLINQSQLQYELGRQQSQIELLEKESIINNQKLVNAELNKNIVYTILAAVIIIASMLFYYWRERQIQNDKLSYKNQVLDAKNKELKMLNDTKDKLFSIISHDLRAPLSALKNVLDLVDFNLLSPSDFTQLATDVRKNLKNILYTLNNLLEWSYSQIKTGDTINPEVNDLKEIIQETIFFYEEVARQKEIDIIANISDKALAKADKNHLRFVLRNLLNNAIKFSYPRSEVLIEAVTLPDNRVEIAVKDKGAGIEDTVKEQLFSPSVRSAKGTAGEQGTGLGLLLCKDFIEKNGGEISVDSEVGKGTTFKIILWHQ, from the coding sequence ATGACCTGTAAAAAAACTGCATACTTTTTTTTGCTTATTGCTATGGTTGTCTTAGTACGCCACAGAGTTTATGGCGGAGAAACCGATAGCTTGCAAACAGCGCTGCAATCAGCTACTTCTGACAGCGTTAAAGGGTTGATATACTTGCAATTAGCTAAGCGAGCATCATTGGCAGAGCCTGTTAAAGGATTTGAATACCTGAACAAAGGTTTGGATTTAGGAGCATCGGTAGGCCGAATAGTACGTGCCGAACTACAGATGGAACTTGGGAACTATCAGCGTTTAACAGGCGACTATTCAAATGCCATAAAAAACATTCTGGCTGCTTTGGCAATTTTTGAAGACAGGAAGCATACATATGCAAATAATGCAGAAAAAATCAACGTGCGGCGTAAAACAGCCAATTGTTATAATAATCTTGCGATTGCCTATTTTATTTCCGGCAAATCGGATGAAGCCGAACAGATGCTAAAAAAAGCTCTTGCCTTATACGAACAACTCAACGACGACTCTAACGTATCAACCGTATTGAATAATATTGGTGAACTGTATCAAAAGCGCGGCAATCCTAAAACAGCCGAAGAGTATTACAAAAAAGCTTATAATATAGCGCTTTCACAAAACGATTTGCATTTGCAATCGGTTTTGATGAATAACTTTGGCGACACCAATTATAATCTTGGAAAATACTCGCGCGCCATTTATTTCCAAGGACGTGCCCTTAGAATGGCCAACGACCTGAAAGATGTAGAGGGTATCTCCTACTCCTATCTTGCGCTTGCAAAAGCATATCATAAGCTATTCAATTATGACTCTGCACTTTATTGCGGACAACGTGGACTTACCCTTGCAAAGGAAAATAAGATTAACTATCTGATAAAAGACGGGTTGTTTATTTTAAAAGATATCCACTTTTCCGAAGGTGATTTTGAAAAGGCAATGCGCTATGCCGATTCTGTTATATTCTTAATGGATACTATTTACACTCAAGACAAAAATAAATTAATTAACCAAAGTCAGCTTCAATATGAGCTTGGCAGGCAGCAAAGTCAGATAGAACTTTTAGAAAAAGAAAGTATTATTAACAATCAAAAACTGGTTAATGCAGAGTTGAATAAAAATATTGTCTATACAATTCTGGCAGCGGTTATTATCATTGCTTCTATGCTCTTTTATTATTGGCGTGAGCGTCAAATTCAAAATGATAAACTTTCTTATAAAAATCAGGTGCTTGATGCCAAAAATAAAGAATTAAAAATGCTTAATGATACCAAGGACAAGTTGTTTTCTATTATTTCACACGACTTGCGTGCACCATTAAGCGCTTTGAAAAACGTGTTGGATTTAGTGGACTTTAATTTGCTTTCTCCCTCCGATTTTACTCAACTTGCTACCGATGTCAGAAAAAATTTAAAAAATATACTTTACACGCTCAACAACTTACTCGAGTGGTCTTACTCACAGATTAAAACGGGCGATACTATTAACCCTGAAGTTAATGATTTGAAGGAAATTATTCAAGAGACTATTTTCTTTTACGAGGAGGTAGCGCGTCAAAAAGAAATTGATATTATTGCCAACATTAGCGATAAGGCCTTGGCCAAAGCCGATAAAAATCATTTGCGATTTGTGCTTCGCAATTTGCTTAATAATGCAATTAAGTTCTCTTATCCGCGCAGTGAAGTGCTTATAGAAGCTGTTACTCTCCCCGACAACAGGGTTGAAATCGCCGTAAAAGACAAAGGTGCAGGTATTGAAGATACAGTTAAAGAGCAATTATTCTCTCCCAGCGTTCGCTCTGCCAAAGGAACGGCCGGCGAACAGGGCACCGGCCTTGGCTTATTACTTTGTAAAGATTTTATTGAGAAAAACGGCGGAGAAATCTCTGTTGACAGTGAAGTAGGAAAAGGTACAACCTTCAAAATTATTTTGTGGCATCAGTAG
- the nhaA gene encoding Na+/H+ antiporter NhaA translates to MVKGNKIAQILIRPINKFIRNESSAGIILFISALIAMIWANSAWKDAYHHLWETPLGISFGGFEVNKTLHHWINDGLMAVFFFVIGLELKREVVGGELSNLKNAVLPIMAGLGGMIIPALIFIVLNSDPSATAGWGIPMATDIAFALGIMSLLGNRVPIALKVFLTALAIADDLGAVLVIAFFYTSKIDFLSLMTGIGFLGLLVIANVMGVRKTLIYGLLGIGGLWMAFLLSGVHATIAGVLAALAIPASVKVDEEEFSDEMEELLQKFRAADPNNNPLLTAEQLHILEAMKQTCAAAETPLQKLEHSMHGLVAYVVMPVFALANAGIELGGNLWQELFTPLTLAVAVGLIGGKFIGIMLSSSLLVKLGWAELPQQTTWKQMTGVALLAGIGFTMSLFITELAYNDVELIKKAKLGVLFASLVSGATGYIILRSAANPTDATK, encoded by the coding sequence ATGGTTAAAGGAAACAAAATTGCACAAATCCTGATACGCCCGATTAATAAGTTTATCCGCAATGAGTCAAGTGCAGGTATCATATTGTTTATCAGCGCATTAATTGCGATGATTTGGGCTAATTCGGCATGGAAAGATGCTTATCATCACTTGTGGGAAACTCCGTTAGGCATCTCGTTTGGCGGCTTTGAGGTGAATAAAACGCTGCATCACTGGATAAATGACGGCCTAATGGCTGTTTTCTTTTTTGTTATTGGACTTGAACTGAAACGGGAAGTAGTAGGCGGAGAACTTTCCAATCTGAAAAATGCTGTTTTGCCCATAATGGCAGGTCTGGGAGGCATGATTATTCCGGCCCTGATTTTTATTGTGCTGAATAGCGACCCTTCGGCAACGGCAGGGTGGGGGATTCCGATGGCAACCGATATTGCTTTTGCGTTGGGTATCATGTCCTTGCTGGGTAATCGCGTACCTATTGCACTGAAAGTATTTCTGACAGCCCTCGCCATAGCTGATGACCTTGGAGCAGTGTTGGTTATTGCCTTTTTTTACACTTCTAAAATAGATTTTCTGAGCCTGATGACAGGCATAGGTTTTTTGGGACTTTTGGTAATTGCCAATGTAATGGGTGTGCGCAAAACACTGATTTACGGCTTGCTTGGTATCGGTGGACTCTGGATGGCGTTTTTATTGTCGGGCGTTCATGCAACTATTGCAGGTGTATTGGCAGCATTGGCTATTCCCGCATCCGTTAAAGTAGATGAAGAGGAGTTTAGCGATGAGATGGAAGAATTGCTGCAAAAGTTTCGCGCGGCTGACCCGAACAACAACCCTTTGCTGACCGCAGAGCAGTTGCACATTCTGGAAGCTATGAAGCAAACGTGTGCGGCAGCCGAAACACCTCTGCAAAAACTGGAACATAGTATGCACGGGCTTGTTGCCTATGTAGTAATGCCTGTTTTTGCACTTGCCAATGCAGGTATCGAATTAGGTGGCAATTTATGGCAAGAACTCTTTACACCGCTTACTTTGGCAGTAGCAGTAGGTCTTATTGGCGGTAAGTTTATCGGCATTATGCTTTCAAGCAGCTTGCTTGTTAAATTGGGCTGGGCAGAGCTACCTCAGCAAACCACATGGAAACAAATGACGGGAGTGGCGTTGTTGGCCGGAATCGGCTTTACCATGTCATTGTTTATCACCGAGCTTGCTTACAACGATGTTGAACTGATTAAAAAGGCAAAGTTGGGAGTGCTTTTTGCCTCATTAGTAAGCGGAGCTACAGGCTACATTATTTTGAGAAGCGCCGCTAATCCTACTGATGCCACAAAATAA